A genomic stretch from Candidatus Binatus sp. includes:
- the recO gene encoding DNA repair protein RecO, translating to MPAEESTPAIVLRARDYADSDRIVTLLTLQFGKLSGIAKGAKSSRYRFERKLEPFSHVNLHFRRRPHGQLVFITRAEAADLAQHVLDDDLGKIALGSYMLELTEALTAEEGEAAEAYHILLGAMAALSVGVAQSSLRQAFEMRLMRWAGFGLEFARCRVCANVSLDDGAAVYFVVSRGGIVCARCRDRVPEGAIKVSAKSAAILARLGNLPIEDSPTAAATGPDGALALARFISSILDRRLRSQDFLDSILPLKS from the coding sequence ATGCCCGCGGAAGAATCCACGCCCGCGATCGTGCTGCGCGCGCGCGACTACGCCGACTCCGATCGAATCGTCACGCTGCTCACGCTGCAATTCGGCAAGCTGAGCGGAATCGCCAAGGGCGCCAAGTCCTCGCGTTATCGCTTCGAGCGCAAGCTCGAACCATTCTCGCACGTCAATTTGCATTTCCGGCGGCGTCCGCATGGACAACTCGTATTCATCACGCGCGCCGAAGCCGCCGACCTCGCGCAGCACGTGCTCGATGACGACCTCGGGAAAATTGCGCTCGGCAGCTACATGCTGGAACTCACCGAAGCGTTGACCGCCGAGGAAGGCGAAGCGGCAGAGGCTTATCACATCCTGCTTGGCGCCATGGCCGCGCTCAGCGTTGGCGTCGCTCAATCATCTTTGCGCCAGGCGTTCGAGATGCGGCTGATGCGATGGGCTGGATTCGGACTCGAGTTCGCGCGATGCCGCGTGTGCGCGAACGTCAGCCTCGACGACGGCGCCGCGGTTTACTTCGTCGTGTCGCGCGGCGGGATCGTATGCGCGCGATGCCGCGATCGAGTCCCCGAAGGCGCGATCAAAGTCAGTGCGAAGAGCGCCGCGATTCTCGCACGCCTGGGCAATCTGCCGATTGAAGATTCTCCTACCGCCGCTGCGACCGGTCCCGACGGCGCACTCGCGCTCGCGCGTTTCATCTCGTCGATACTCGACCGCCGATTGCGCTCGCAGGATTTTCTCGATTCGATCTTGCCGCTGAAATCCTGA
- a CDS encoding tetratricopeptide repeat protein, translating to MRDRIVLKLVRIALLFALLTPQILPAATTAFAQDSNSAKARALVDAAIKMTDSNAAVKLLWQATEIDPDYDASYVYLGLYYNSRSDFENVIKVYQKLVKHDPKQVSAYLNIGEAYMSFTPPKTQDALVYYRKAYEIDSGNSFAALRIGQLLAEKGSRDEAMKYLKIALADTKNPAASSEAEKVLRQMGAL from the coding sequence ATGCGCGATCGAATTGTTCTGAAACTTGTCCGGATCGCTCTGCTGTTCGCTCTCCTCACGCCTCAGATTCTCCCGGCAGCGACAACTGCGTTCGCGCAGGATTCAAACTCGGCCAAGGCGCGGGCGCTGGTCGATGCCGCGATCAAGATGACCGACAGTAACGCCGCCGTAAAGCTTTTGTGGCAGGCGACCGAAATCGATCCGGACTATGACGCCTCCTACGTTTACCTCGGCCTCTATTACAACTCGCGCTCGGATTTCGAAAACGTGATCAAGGTCTATCAAAAACTGGTGAAGCACGACCCCAAGCAGGTCAGCGCCTACCTGAATATCGGCGAGGCGTACATGTCGTTCACGCCGCCAAAAACGCAGGACGCGCTGGTCTATTATCGCAAGGCGTACGAAATCGATTCGGGAAATTCGTTCGCGGCGCTGCGGATCGGCCAGTTGCTCGCGGAGAAAGGCAGCCGCGATGAAGCGATGAAATATCTGAAGATCGCGCTCGCCGACACCAAGAATCCCGCGGCGTCGTCCGAAGCAGAGAAAGTGCTGCGCCAGATGGGCGCGCTATAG
- a CDS encoding Spy/CpxP family protein refolding chaperone, which yields MPARSNIWMLALVGVSCLLIGFAGTNLAYRYHYLRPPGGSIIERMGRDLNLTPAQRDKIGDIMRDSRFKVIQARRDYEHQRHQLFWKALTEVRGVLTAQQQQKFDHEFARPWAGHDGPDDDFGHHHGPMHGPGDPPAPPPPR from the coding sequence TTGCCAGCTAGATCGAATATCTGGATGCTTGCGCTCGTTGGGGTTTCCTGCCTGCTAATTGGTTTTGCGGGAACCAACCTAGCATACCGGTATCACTACCTGCGGCCGCCCGGCGGCTCGATTATTGAACGGATGGGGCGCGATCTCAATTTGACGCCGGCACAACGGGACAAGATCGGCGACATCATGCGCGACTCCCGGTTCAAGGTGATCCAGGCGCGCCGCGACTACGAGCATCAGCGTCACCAGCTCTTTTGGAAGGCGCTCACCGAAGTTCGAGGGGTGCTCACCGCTCAGCAGCAGCAGAAATTCGACCACGAATTTGCGCGTCCGTGGGCGGGACACGACGGACCTGACGACGATTTCGGGCATCATCACGGGCCGATGCACGGCCCGGGCGATCCGCCTGCGCCGCCGCCGCCGCGATAA
- a CDS encoding nucleotidyltransferase family protein translates to MIRVEGIILAAGESRRMGYPKPLLKIDGVTFIEKISASMLEVVPRLVIVLGAHAERIRPAIPRDERIAIVENPNYSRGQLSSLKVGLAAIGAQAAAAMVQLGDHPLVRADSFRRLADAYEKSGVPIAIARHAGRRGHPLIFARALFAELLDAPEDEGARYVVNRDPARVMYVDLDDPGINLDLDTPADLKRAGLAPPPRSK, encoded by the coding sequence GTGATTCGCGTCGAGGGAATCATTCTGGCGGCGGGCGAGTCGCGCCGGATGGGCTATCCCAAGCCGCTGCTGAAGATCGACGGCGTTACGTTTATCGAAAAAATTTCGGCGAGCATGCTCGAGGTCGTGCCGCGCCTCGTGATCGTGCTGGGCGCTCATGCCGAGCGGATTCGTCCGGCGATTCCGCGCGACGAGCGGATCGCGATTGTCGAAAATCCGAACTATTCGCGCGGCCAGCTTTCGTCGCTCAAGGTGGGACTCGCAGCGATCGGCGCGCAAGCCGCCGCGGCGATGGTTCAGCTCGGCGATCATCCGCTGGTGCGCGCCGATTCATTCAGGCGGCTTGCCGACGCCTACGAAAAATCCGGCGTCCCGATTGCGATCGCGCGCCATGCCGGTCGCCGCGGGCATCCGCTGATTTTCGCGCGCGCGCTATTTGCCGAACTGCTCGACGCGCCCGAGGACGAGGGCGCCCGCTACGTCGTCAATCGCGATCCCGCACGCGTCATGTACGTTGACCTCGACGATCCGGGGATCAACCTCGACCTCGATACTCCCGCCGACCTGAAGCGCGCCGGGCTTGCGCCGCCGCCGCGCTCTAAATGA
- a CDS encoding AAA family ATPase, translating to MPDPAIAKLAKIREELNRMFLERADLIDGAIVAMLSANHLLIIGPPGTAKSMLADELCNRIDGAAYFQWLLTKFSTPEEIFGAVSLKGLEEDDYRRVTSLKLPEAHIAFLDEIFTANSSILNALLTIINERIFHNGRARIKVPLITMFGASNELPDEDELTALYDRFMLRFMADYITEEHGFIRMLAGGAERSRTTITFDELRALQERAAAVDVPGAILQSIVQIRRELAREQIVVSDRRWKNSLSVLRAHALLRGREAVIEDDLMFLAHVLWKDPEERPKVVDTLKRIVRGYQDKLQELVFESRELREYAEGVWESEELRQRAMTEANAKLASIVNRFDTLLKEASDSGRAIADADTMRTEVKSIQQALFRRSVGD from the coding sequence ATGCCAGACCCAGCGATCGCCAAACTCGCGAAAATCCGCGAGGAACTGAATCGGATGTTCCTCGAGCGCGCCGATCTGATCGACGGCGCTATCGTGGCGATGCTCTCGGCAAACCACCTGCTGATCATCGGACCGCCCGGCACCGCCAAATCGATGCTCGCCGACGAGCTTTGCAATCGCATCGACGGCGCGGCTTATTTTCAGTGGCTGCTCACGAAATTCAGCACGCCGGAAGAAATTTTCGGCGCGGTCAGTTTGAAGGGACTCGAGGAAGACGACTATCGGCGCGTCACTTCGCTCAAACTGCCTGAGGCGCACATCGCGTTTCTCGACGAAATCTTCACGGCGAACTCTTCGATCCTGAACGCGCTGTTGACGATCATCAACGAACGAATTTTTCACAACGGCCGCGCGCGAATCAAAGTGCCGCTCATCACGATGTTCGGCGCGTCCAATGAACTGCCCGATGAAGACGAACTGACGGCGCTCTACGATCGCTTCATGCTGCGCTTCATGGCGGATTACATCACCGAGGAGCACGGTTTCATCCGGATGCTCGCGGGCGGCGCGGAACGCTCGCGCACCACGATCACCTTCGACGAACTGCGCGCATTGCAGGAAAGGGCCGCAGCCGTGGATGTTCCCGGCGCGATTCTCCAATCGATCGTGCAAATCCGCCGCGAACTCGCGCGCGAGCAAATCGTCGTTTCGGATCGGCGCTGGAAAAACTCGCTCTCAGTTCTGCGCGCGCACGCGCTGCTGCGCGGCCGCGAAGCAGTGATCGAAGACGACCTGATGTTTCTCGCGCACGTGCTGTGGAAGGATCCGGAAGAGCGGCCCAAAGTCGTCGATACGCTCAAGCGAATCGTGCGCGGCTACCAGGACAAACTGCAGGAGCTGGTATTCGAGAGCCGCGAGCTGCGCGAATACGCAGAGGGCGTGTGGGAAAGCGAGGAACTGCGGCAGCGCGCGATGACCGAGGCGAACGCCAAGCTCGCGAGTATCGTCAATCGGTTCGATACGCTGCTGAAAGAGGCTTCCGACAGCGGCCGCGCGATCGCCGACGCCGACACGATGCGCACCGAGGTCAAAAGTATTCAGCAGGCACTGTTCCGCCGCAGCGTCGGCGACTAG
- a CDS encoding N-acetyltransferase produces the protein MDNIEIVSADLDRIEHQNALLSLMDLYARDPMQGGEPLPANVLDELIPELRKHPAKMIWLAYRGAEAVGFTVCFLGFSTFAARPLINIHDISVRADCRGLGVGKLLMETIEAKARELRCCKITLEVREDNDVARGLYRKLGFDRSNLGAQKIPMEFWQKKL, from the coding sequence ATGGATAACATCGAAATCGTCAGCGCCGATCTGGATCGGATCGAGCACCAGAATGCATTGCTCAGCTTGATGGATCTCTACGCGCGCGATCCGATGCAAGGCGGCGAACCGCTCCCCGCTAACGTCCTCGACGAATTGATTCCCGAACTTCGCAAGCACCCCGCGAAAATGATCTGGCTCGCGTATCGAGGCGCGGAAGCCGTCGGCTTCACAGTCTGCTTTCTCGGATTTTCGACGTTCGCGGCGCGTCCGTTGATCAACATTCACGACATCAGCGTGCGCGCAGATTGCCGCGGCCTCGGAGTCGGCAAGCTGCTGATGGAAACGATCGAAGCGAAGGCGCGCGAACTCCGATGCTGCAAGATCACGCTCGAAGTGCGCGAGGACAACGACGTCGCGCGCGGCCTCTATCGAAAACTTGGCTTCGATCGCTCGAACCTCGGCGCGCAAAAAATCCCGATGGAATTCTGGCAAAAGAAATTGTGA
- a CDS encoding metallopeptidase TldD-related protein: MLELEELKKFVHDAAREIAREKDIASFEVYAATAENRIARINYTSDIPCRGLEEFKSIHADGFQVRIAMLANPHEVGIAFEARDLSREALRDALDRARSAAIVDPHFPGFPDEPKKIAHRASDKSDLARVGDRAIANAAWAVLEGALSAFRRSKASRNEHPGLIIGGDVSVIRDRIAVFNSNFSDIRIDQSAYFNASATSIIESLDAKGTAVAIGANAASMRDAASVLGRDAVKRALALAHGVRPASGKFRVVLGPQPIAEILNYMVMGSLTSGAFHAASSAYHARFGEQVMDARLSLADDPAHAAGAMRRRITCEGIPASRVELIRDGKLVGLLSNFYDTHRLLTDEHRSEKLGAAAGANPDFPPLSGYRLGEGGGRRFDAHPGSAGTNVVMRAGRGLSDRELMRAVGDGVYIGRIWYTYPINGQRAGDFTCTVTGDSYVIRNGEIAVPLAPNCLRINANIAQVFEKPIAVGARSRPATVWGSPEAYYVPAIAADEIDLAEVGVTA, from the coding sequence ATGCTCGAATTGGAGGAGCTGAAAAAATTCGTGCACGATGCGGCGCGGGAAATCGCGCGCGAGAAAGACATCGCAAGCTTCGAAGTTTACGCCGCGACCGCTGAGAATCGCATCGCGCGGATCAATTACACGTCGGACATCCCGTGCCGCGGTCTCGAGGAATTCAAATCGATTCACGCCGATGGCTTCCAGGTGCGGATTGCGATGCTCGCGAATCCGCATGAAGTCGGCATCGCGTTCGAAGCGCGTGATTTGAGCCGCGAGGCGCTGCGCGATGCGCTCGATCGTGCGCGCAGCGCGGCAATCGTCGATCCGCACTTCCCGGGCTTTCCCGATGAGCCGAAGAAAATCGCGCACCGCGCGAGTGACAAGAGCGATCTGGCGCGCGTCGGCGATCGCGCGATCGCAAATGCGGCGTGGGCGGTGCTCGAAGGCGCGTTGTCCGCGTTTCGAAGATCGAAGGCATCGAGGAACGAACATCCGGGACTGATCATCGGCGGAGATGTGTCCGTGATTCGCGACCGAATCGCGGTGTTCAATTCGAATTTCAGCGACATCCGCATCGACCAGAGCGCGTATTTCAACGCGTCGGCTACATCGATCATCGAATCGCTCGATGCCAAGGGAACTGCGGTCGCGATCGGCGCGAACGCTGCGTCGATGCGCGACGCCGCTAGCGTGCTCGGCCGCGACGCGGTGAAACGAGCGCTCGCGCTCGCTCATGGCGTGCGCCCGGCGTCGGGGAAATTTCGCGTCGTGCTGGGACCGCAGCCGATCGCCGAAATTCTCAACTACATGGTGATGGGCTCGCTCACGAGCGGAGCGTTTCACGCGGCGAGTTCGGCGTATCACGCCCGCTTCGGCGAGCAGGTGATGGATGCGCGGCTCAGCCTCGCCGACGACCCGGCGCACGCCGCTGGCGCGATGCGCCGTCGAATCACCTGCGAGGGAATTCCCGCGAGCCGCGTCGAATTGATCCGCGACGGCAAGCTTGTCGGGTTGCTGTCGAATTTTTACGATACGCATCGATTGCTGACGGATGAGCATCGCAGTGAAAAGCTGGGCGCCGCCGCCGGCGCGAATCCTGATTTTCCGCCGCTCAGCGGCTACCGATTGGGCGAGGGCGGCGGACGCCGCTTCGATGCGCATCCGGGGTCGGCGGGGACCAATGTCGTGATGCGGGCGGGGCGCGGCCTCTCCGATCGCGAGTTGATGCGCGCGGTTGGCGACGGCGTCTACATCGGGCGCATCTGGTACACCTATCCGATCAATGGGCAGCGCGCGGGCGATTTCACCTGCACCGTAACCGGCGATTCGTACGTGATTCGCAACGGCGAAATCGCGGTGCCGCTCGCGCCGAATTGTTTGAGGATAAACGCGAACATCGCGCAGGTGTTCGAGAAGCCGATCGCGGTGGGCGCGCGCTCGCGGCCCGCGACGGTTTGGGGATCGCCAGAGGCGTACTACGTTCCCGCGATCGCCGCGGATGAAATCGATCTCGCCGAAGTTGGCGTCACGGCGTAG
- a CDS encoding TldD/PmbA family protein, which yields MARGDLFETIEYLKRDGEGLLARFARANRGVAYADLRFEVGMNRAGAAVNGEPRDSSESESASYSVSVHVAGQGGAIGHGQTGAEIGGLAMNRSKLVAELRRGLSEAYDRARFSAREKADLVKNLGDAAKGLAMPPLAPREPVRDEVEAIFQRDPRALSTDELKKLSLDASREVAALGDAIAYQVVAAMTELRREIFIDSAGSVISQGFAFSQGDCYVVAQDGDGHQESYDTIGQQRGLECLSDGWRGELMPNPDLATFCFDLASEARDLAAAPVFKPPDNEVVVVTDPHFNALVAHEVIGHPCEADRALKMEAAYAGRSWFLRSIAENQLGKVVGAPILSACSDPTLDGYGQYRYDHEGTRGRRVMHIDRGVFSGFLNSRATAAALNAMPNGSARASEGYHVPLIRMSNTFFIPGETAPEQIIADVEHGYYVCGHQTPSISESRENFRISARRVYEIEHGRIGRLYRSGSVIADSKSFFMNVDAVGNDLRLIAIPNCGKGQPMQVKRMSNGGPTLRSRARLGGG from the coding sequence ATGGCGCGCGGCGACCTGTTCGAAACAATCGAGTATTTGAAGCGCGATGGGGAGGGCCTCCTCGCGCGTTTCGCTCGCGCCAATCGCGGCGTCGCGTACGCCGATCTGCGATTCGAGGTCGGCATGAATCGCGCAGGCGCGGCGGTGAACGGCGAGCCGCGCGACAGCTCTGAGAGCGAGAGTGCGAGTTATTCGGTATCGGTGCACGTCGCCGGGCAAGGCGGAGCGATCGGACACGGGCAGACCGGCGCAGAGATCGGCGGGCTGGCGATGAATCGAAGCAAGCTGGTCGCGGAACTGAGGCGCGGACTATCAGAGGCATACGATCGCGCACGATTCAGCGCCCGCGAGAAAGCGGACCTAGTCAAAAATCTCGGCGATGCCGCGAAGGGCCTTGCGATGCCGCCGCTCGCGCCTCGCGAGCCGGTGCGCGACGAGGTCGAGGCGATCTTTCAGCGCGATCCGCGCGCGCTCTCGACCGACGAGCTGAAGAAACTTTCGCTCGATGCGTCGCGCGAGGTTGCGGCGCTCGGCGATGCGATCGCGTACCAGGTCGTCGCGGCGATGACCGAATTGCGCCGCGAAATTTTCATCGACAGCGCGGGCAGCGTCATCTCGCAGGGCTTCGCGTTTTCTCAGGGCGACTGTTACGTCGTCGCGCAAGACGGCGACGGCCATCAGGAAAGTTACGACACGATCGGGCAGCAACGCGGTCTCGAATGCCTGAGCGACGGATGGCGCGGCGAGTTGATGCCTAATCCGGACCTCGCGACATTTTGCTTTGATCTCGCGAGCGAGGCGCGCGATCTAGCGGCGGCGCCGGTGTTCAAGCCGCCGGACAACGAAGTTGTGGTCGTGACCGATCCGCATTTCAACGCGCTGGTTGCGCACGAAGTGATAGGCCACCCGTGCGAAGCGGATCGCGCGCTCAAGATGGAAGCCGCGTACGCGGGCCGAAGCTGGTTTCTTCGATCGATCGCGGAGAACCAGCTTGGCAAGGTCGTGGGCGCTCCGATTTTGTCGGCGTGCTCCGATCCGACGCTCGATGGTTATGGGCAATATCGCTACGATCATGAGGGCACGCGCGGACGCCGCGTGATGCATATCGATCGCGGCGTGTTCAGCGGGTTCCTCAACTCGCGCGCAACCGCGGCGGCTCTGAACGCCATGCCGAACGGATCGGCGCGTGCGAGCGAAGGTTATCACGTGCCGCTGATCAGAATGTCGAACACGTTTTTCATACCGGGTGAGACGGCGCCCGAGCAGATCATCGCGGACGTCGAACACGGTTACTACGTCTGCGGGCATCAGACGCCGTCGATCTCGGAGTCGCGCGAGAATTTCCGGATTTCGGCGCGCCGCGTGTATGAAATCGAGCACGGACGAATCGGCCGCCTCTATCGATCGGGCAGCGTGATCGCGGATTCAAAGAGTTTCTTCATGAACGTCGATGCGGTCGGCAACGACTTGCGTTTGATCGCGATTCCGAATTGCGGCAAGGGCCAGCCGATGCAGGTGAAGCGGATGTCGAACGGCGGGCCGACGCTGCGCTCGCGGGCGAGGCTCGGTGGCGGCTGA
- a CDS encoding CaiB/BaiF CoA-transferase family protein produces the protein MEKALSGVKVLDMTQFEAGTSCTEMLAWLGADVIKVESPKLGEQGRWMLTEKQGVDSYYFILLNANKRSITLNLKTEKGKAIFIDLIKQVDILSENYSLGTLEGLGLGYDKLREINPRLIYLTIKGFGTHGPYSKYKSFDMIAQASGGAMSLTGFPGSPPLKPGPTIGDTGTGMHAAIGVLAAYIQRERTGKGQKVELSMQEAVLNFVRVPMMGTYVTKKPTPRVGNRLGGAGPGDLYKCAPGGDNDYCYVLCTNFEMFENLCKAMGQPEIAQDERFKEPKERAKHVEELTAIITGWTGKHTKHEVMRMLGEAGVPCGAVLDSVELLNDPHMKERGMIVTINHPVRGEFTMPGCPVRLEHSPVEVKSAPLLGQHNSEVYGDMLGLGAGQLDDLKREGII, from the coding sequence ATGGAAAAGGCGTTGTCCGGCGTCAAAGTTCTCGACATGACCCAGTTCGAAGCAGGCACCTCGTGCACCGAGATGCTGGCGTGGCTGGGCGCCGACGTGATCAAGGTCGAATCGCCGAAGCTGGGCGAGCAGGGGCGCTGGATGCTGACGGAAAAGCAGGGCGTCGATTCGTACTACTTCATCCTGCTCAACGCGAACAAAAGATCGATCACGCTGAACCTCAAGACCGAGAAGGGAAAAGCGATTTTTATCGACCTGATAAAGCAAGTCGATATTCTCTCAGAAAATTATTCGCTCGGCACGCTCGAGGGCCTCGGCCTCGGCTACGACAAGCTGCGCGAAATAAATCCGCGGCTCATCTATCTGACGATCAAGGGCTTCGGCACGCACGGGCCGTACAGCAAATACAAGAGCTTCGACATGATTGCGCAGGCGTCGGGCGGCGCGATGTCGCTCACGGGATTTCCCGGTTCGCCGCCGCTCAAACCCGGCCCGACGATCGGCGATACCGGCACCGGAATGCATGCGGCAATCGGGGTGCTCGCCGCCTACATCCAGCGCGAGCGCACTGGCAAGGGGCAGAAGGTCGAGCTTTCGATGCAGGAAGCGGTGCTGAATTTCGTGCGGGTGCCGATGATGGGAACCTACGTCACGAAAAAACCGACGCCGCGAGTGGGAAATCGTCTCGGGGGTGCGGGTCCGGGCGACCTCTACAAATGCGCGCCAGGCGGCGACAACGATTACTGCTACGTGCTGTGCACCAATTTCGAGATGTTCGAAAATTTGTGCAAGGCGATGGGCCAGCCAGAAATCGCGCAGGACGAGCGCTTCAAGGAACCGAAGGAACGCGCCAAGCACGTCGAGGAACTGACGGCGATCATCACTGGATGGACCGGCAAGCACACCAAGCATGAGGTGATGCGGATGCTCGGCGAGGCCGGTGTGCCGTGCGGCGCGGTGCTGGACAGCGTCGAGTTGCTGAACGATCCGCACATGAAGGAACGCGGGATGATCGTGACGATCAATCACCCGGTGCGCGGCGAATTCACGATGCCCGGATGTCCGGTGCGTCTCGAACATTCGCCGGTCGAGGTGAAGTCGGCGCCGCTGCTTGGCCAGCATAACAGCGAAGTTTACGGAGACATGCTGGGCCTCGGCGCGGGGCAGCTCGACGATCTCAAGCGCGAAGGAATCATCTAG
- a CDS encoding toxin-antitoxin system YwqK family antitoxin — translation MASRLVILVVIALLIGACKVAPPCPPGSRLMGEGPPEGSETWCVKTVDGKDVKEGPFTIYGPDGSLMMKGEYHDGKQNGEWTRWHDNGQKASIDHYKDGIQDGEHVGWYTNGKIAATGQYRNGKREGVWKRWDPQGFKNWEETYKNDQKVS, via the coding sequence ATGGCATCCAGACTGGTTATTTTGGTTGTGATCGCGCTGCTCATTGGCGCGTGCAAAGTCGCGCCGCCCTGCCCGCCAGGCAGCAGGCTGATGGGCGAAGGTCCGCCCGAAGGATCGGAAACGTGGTGCGTCAAAACCGTCGATGGCAAAGACGTCAAGGAAGGACCGTTCACGATTTATGGCCCCGACGGCTCGCTCATGATGAAAGGCGAGTATCACGACGGCAAACAGAACGGCGAGTGGACGCGCTGGCACGACAATGGCCAAAAGGCGTCGATCGATCACTACAAGGACGGCATCCAGGACGGCGAACATGTCGGCTGGTACACGAACGGCAAAATCGCGGCGACCGGGCAATACAGGAACGGCAAACGCGAAGGCGTCTGGAAGCGATGGGATCCGCAGGGCTTCAAAAATTGGGAAGAGACCTACAAGAACGATCAGAAGGTCTCATAA
- a CDS encoding XdhC family protein, translated as MNGPDQIWPEAVRTLESGKPFALATVVNVRGSTPREVGAKMIVRDDGQFGTIGGGCGEAEVFRKARILLEEGSGARLAEVDLTGDFDQKEIGTCGGIMDVFVDIWSPARDLPIARQLADAAGRSAPVALLTVVDPGARAELPPGARSFIDPAAVENGGGATIELPEAARAQITACTTDAIPSLFEFDSTGSLKPITHLDASGAPRLFVDPIVGAQRLIIVGAGHIAIPLCAMGAMLGFHVTVIDDRASFANRERFPQADAIIVKPFKAAIESLALDGHCYLISVTRGHAFDEEAVTAALLQPCGFVGMIGSRRRVKATLERLGEAGIPQERLDEVHAPLGMAIGAETPEEIAISIIAEIIRERRTGIRDDFTLGARFGRLKRNST; from the coding sequence ATGAATGGTCCCGATCAAATCTGGCCGGAGGCGGTCCGTACGCTCGAGAGCGGCAAGCCGTTCGCGCTCGCGACGGTGGTAAATGTGCGCGGCTCGACGCCGCGCGAAGTCGGCGCCAAGATGATCGTCCGCGACGACGGTCAATTCGGCACGATCGGTGGCGGATGCGGCGAAGCGGAAGTCTTTCGGAAAGCTCGAATACTACTTGAGGAAGGGAGCGGAGCGCGGCTCGCCGAAGTGGACCTGACCGGCGACTTCGATCAGAAGGAGATCGGCACCTGCGGGGGCATCATGGATGTCTTCGTCGATATCTGGTCGCCCGCGCGCGATCTGCCGATTGCGCGGCAGCTTGCCGACGCCGCGGGCCGCAGCGCTCCCGTCGCGCTGCTCACGGTGGTCGATCCGGGCGCGCGCGCCGAACTGCCGCCGGGTGCGCGCTCGTTTATCGATCCGGCTGCGGTTGAGAACGGCGGCGGCGCGACGATCGAGCTGCCGGAAGCGGCGCGCGCACAAATTACCGCCTGCACCACCGATGCGATTCCCTCCCTGTTCGAATTCGACAGCACGGGATCGTTGAAACCGATCACGCATCTCGACGCGTCGGGCGCGCCGCGGTTGTTCGTCGATCCGATCGTCGGTGCGCAGCGGCTGATCATCGTAGGCGCCGGCCATATCGCGATTCCGCTCTGCGCGATGGGCGCGATGCTCGGCTTTCATGTCACCGTGATCGACGATCGCGCGTCTTTCGCAAATAGGGAGCGCTTCCCGCAAGCCGACGCGATCATCGTGAAGCCCTTCAAGGCGGCAATCGAATCGCTCGCGCTCGACGGCCACTGCTACCTGATTTCGGTGACGCGCGGACATGCTTTCGACGAAGAGGCGGTGACCGCGGCGCTGCTGCAGCCGTGCGGATTCGTCGGCATGATCGGCTCGCGGCGGCGGGTGAAGGCGACGCTCGAGCGCCTCGGCGAGGCGGGTATCCCGCAGGAGCGCCTCGACGAGGTGCACGCGCCGCTCGGCATGGCGATCGGCGCGGAGACGCCCGAGGAGATCGCGATTTCGATCATCGCGGAAATTATTCGCGAGCGGCGAACCGGTATCCGCGACGATTTCACGCTCGGTGCGCGCTTCGGCCGTCTCAAACGCAACTCGACGTGA
- a CDS encoding RNA polymerase sigma factor: MDDKPDQDLVAEVLGGNTESFGELAARHRPRIERLCKRFFSDGEMARDIAQESLIRAYTALGTYRAEMPFRGWLRAIVVNLCYDELRRRRRRPEELVGDFSAPEVQWMQLVNHATPEEIVGESEERREAHDLAHRLLDTLKPEDRMVMVLKESEELSISEIAATLGWSEAKVKIRAFRARQALRKQAERIFAAGRSREQ, encoded by the coding sequence TTGGACGACAAACCCGATCAGGATTTAGTCGCCGAGGTCCTTGGCGGAAATACGGAGTCGTTCGGCGAGCTTGCCGCGCGTCATCGGCCACGTATCGAGCGGCTATGCAAGCGATTTTTCTCGGACGGCGAGATGGCGCGCGATATCGCGCAGGAGAGCTTGATTCGGGCGTACACGGCGCTCGGGACGTATCGCGCCGAGATGCCCTTTCGCGGATGGCTGCGGGCGATCGTGGTGAACCTGTGCTACGACGAACTGCGGCGCCGGCGGCGGCGTCCCGAGGAATTGGTCGGCGATTTCAGCGCACCGGAAGTGCAGTGGATGCAACTGGTAAATCACGCGACGCCGGAGGAGATTGTCGGCGAGAGCGAAGAGCGCCGCGAGGCGCACGATTTGGCGCATCGCCTGCTCGACACGCTGAAGCCCGAGGATCGGATGGTGATGGTGCTGAAGGAAAGCGAAGAACTGAGTATCAGCGAGATCGCGGCGACGCTCGGCTGGAGCGAAGCCAAAGTCAAAATTCGAGCGTTCCGGGCGCGCCAGGCGCTGCGCAAGCAGGCCGAGCGGATTTTCGCGGCGGGACGCAGTAGAGAACAATGA